A stretch of Porites lutea chromosome 5, jaPorLute2.1, whole genome shotgun sequence DNA encodes these proteins:
- the LOC140938411 gene encoding uncharacterized protein, which translates to MSYEDYGKTTLSHQHPLICLQNSTRRHSWICDFCSRASEDLIRETYSYRCEECDFDLCFDCVQPRQHPAHYHALEVTERAYNILHSWFCDICGCPNKPDETLSRHCKECDFDACRVCFHRHTIALHQHPLFRVDSHYIYPHTKGGWRCNNCKSRHHDPADNWPWHCHECNYDLCDNCIGATLAVNTDLEDEVKKLVSPHFLSGLLMLDDFVQILHETPNDVSAIAAQRIMPDLLGLVKKSHEAFCHAESTIHEINGRLDNNLQIIVVEEKNTNDILKQTQESLAKLEENMKVKQDEYDEVKEQLSKLDSNLRREKESLRQKRKQLEIAERKRNGGVLVGSVLGGIFGGPAGVFTGRYIANAVHKTDVSNAEEAVNEASSQEEKTRRRFAVKQEELSKLVHEQEEQEIVKRWRCQELELLKTRKEDIKKSQKRLATLNESIKSCTTFVDTTTSRAKMMADEATGELPDIEAMVFPLKAIAGDLAETSLSNSRLLSGRFDIKGIGTKIKAITSKALKGNPSNNVDQWA; encoded by the exons ATGTCGTATGAAGATTATG GTAAAACGACTTTGTCCCACCAACATCCGCTGATCTGTCTGCAGAATAGTACACGACGCCACAGTTGGATATGTGATTTTTGTTCAAGGGCAAGCGAGGACCTGATCAGGGAAACATACTCCTACCGCTGCGAAGAATGTGACTTTGACTTATGTTTTGACTGTGTTCAACCAAGGCAACATCCTGCTCATTATCATGCTCTTGAAGTGACAGAGAGGGCCTATAATATCCTCCATAGCTGGTTTTGTGACATTTGCGGATGCCCAAACAAACCTGATGAAAC GTTATCACGTCATTGTAAAGAATGTGATTTTGATGCTTGtcgtgtttgttttcatcgtcaCACCATCGCGCTACACCAGCACCCACTGTTCAGAGTTGACTCGCATTATATCTATCCACATACAAAGGGTGGCTGGCGTTGTAACAACTGTAAGTCTCGTCACCACGACCCAGCTGACAACTGGCCATGGCATTGCCACGAATGTAATTATGATCTTTGTGACAACTGCATTGGTGCCACGCTCGCAGTCAATACAG ATTTGGAAGACGAAGTAAAAAAGCTAGTCTCACCACACTTTTTAAGTGGTCTTCTAATGCTAGATGATTTTGTCCAGATTTTGCATGAAACACCGAATGATGTCAGTGCAATCGCTGCTCAACGAATAATGCCTGATCTCCTTGGTCTTGTAAAGAAGTCTCACGAAGCATTCTGTCATGCTGAATCCACAATACACGAGATAAATGGCAGGTTGGACAACAACCTTCAGATAATTGTGGTAGAAGAGAAAAATACAAATGACATCCTCAAACAAACTCAGGAAAGTTTAGCAAAACTGGAAGAGAATATGAAAGTTAAACAAGACGAGTATGATGAAGTCAAGGAACAACTTTCCAAGTTAGATTCAAACCTTAGAAGAGAGAAAGAGTCTCTGCgacaaaagagaaaacaactAGAAATAGCTGAAAGAAAACGCAATGGGGGAGTCCTGGTAGGTAGTGTCCTAGGAGGAATATTTGGCGGACCAGCTGGAGTCTTTACTGGTCGTTATATAGCTAATGCTGTGCACAAGACTGATGTCTCCAACGCTGAAGAAGCCGTCAACGAAGCTTCATCTCAGGAAGAAAAAACCAGAAGAAGATTTGCTGTCAAGCAAGAAGAACTCTCCAAATTGGTACacgaacaagaagaacaagaaataGTCAAGAGGTGGAGATGCCAGGAGTTGGAACTGCTCAAGACAAGAAAGGAAGATATAAAAAAATCCCAAAAACGTTTAGCAACACTGAATGAATCCATTAAAAGTTGCACCACGTTTGTGGACACTACGACATCACGAGCAAAGATGATGGCAGATGAAGCGACTGGTGAGCTGCCTGATATTGAAGCCATGGTTTTTCCCTTAAAAGCAATTGCTGGTGATCTCGCTGAAACGTCTCTTAGCAACAGCCGCCTGTTATCTGGGCGTTTTGACATAAAAGGAATAGGTACCAAGATCAAAGCAATAACTTCCAAGGCACTAAAGGGTAATCCATCAAATAACGTTGACCAATGGGCATGA